In Desulfobotulus pelophilus, the following proteins share a genomic window:
- a CDS encoding energy transducer TonB, which produces MKTAVQMAAMENRFGFFLLISALTHLVFLGCMVVFPRFLSLSVSQTMTPMLVDLVAPVSSPSVVPEEVPQTRAAADPAPPQPQASSRQTSSLEKIHVPMAEKKPEVVTPRSEPVSVPVKRPQSSQRTRPPADEMNRNLLETAMEDIARQVEEGASRSLQRAFQDLERDVAERSRRQGRAGAGSEGLRGEAAGRVLDLYIAQAAHRVQQNWAYAGAGRSTEGAVVVFQITRDGRVRNLTVTQSSGNRLIDESARRAILKAEPFSVFPDTLPDDRIAIGFRFTDKGVDL; this is translated from the coding sequence GTGAAAACGGCGGTGCAAATGGCGGCCATGGAAAATCGATTTGGTTTTTTTCTTTTGATATCCGCTCTTACTCACCTTGTTTTTTTGGGCTGTATGGTGGTGTTTCCCCGGTTTTTGAGTCTGTCTGTTTCACAGACTATGACACCCATGCTGGTAGATCTTGTAGCACCGGTGTCATCACCTTCCGTTGTACCAGAAGAGGTACCGCAGACTCGTGCTGCGGCAGATCCTGCGCCGCCTCAGCCTCAAGCTTCGTCGAGGCAGACCAGTTCTCTGGAGAAAATTCATGTTCCTATGGCAGAAAAAAAGCCGGAAGTTGTGACGCCTCGTTCAGAACCAGTCTCTGTACCCGTGAAGCGCCCTCAAAGCTCACAGCGAACCCGGCCTCCAGCGGATGAAATGAACAGAAATCTGCTAGAAACGGCCATGGAAGATATCGCCCGCCAGGTGGAGGAAGGGGCGAGTCGGTCTCTGCAGAGGGCGTTTCAGGATCTTGAAAGGGATGTTGCAGAAAGGTCACGAAGACAGGGCCGTGCAGGAGCTGGCAGTGAAGGTCTTCGTGGAGAAGCCGCCGGGCGTGTACTGGATCTGTACATTGCCCAGGCTGCCCATCGCGTTCAGCAGAACTGGGCTTATGCTGGTGCCGGTCGAAGCACAGAAGGGGCCGTTGTGGTTTTTCAGATAACACGGGATGGCCGGGTCCGTAACCTCACGGTGACGCAGTCGTCAGGCAACAGACTAATTGATGAGTCTGCTCGAAGGGCCATATTGAAGGCAGAGCCTTTTTCCGTTTTTCCGGATACACTGCCTGATGATCGTATTGCCATTGGCTTCCGATTTACCGATAAAGGGGTAGACCTGTAA
- a CDS encoding ExbD/TolR family protein — MATGFRNNEMLSDINVTPFVDVMLVLLIMFMVTAPMMQQGEEVSLPQVDSAPLEESRDPLMLVVDRDGAVWIGEMRVGPGVLENRMADLLRGDPEAQVLLKADAAVPYGRVVEIMNSVRKAGVTRLGMLTQPVGDAVR; from the coding sequence ATGGCCACAGGATTTCGAAACAATGAAATGCTCAGTGATATCAATGTGACTCCCTTTGTGGATGTCATGCTGGTTTTGTTGATCATGTTTATGGTAACCGCACCAATGATGCAGCAGGGTGAGGAAGTATCTCTTCCGCAAGTGGACTCCGCCCCGCTGGAAGAAAGCCGGGATCCACTTATGCTTGTAGTGGATAGGGACGGAGCCGTATGGATCGGTGAAATGCGGGTTGGGCCGGGAGTCCTTGAAAATAGGATGGCGGATCTCTTACGAGGAGATCCGGAGGCTCAGGTTCTGTTAAAGGCAGATGCTGCGGTACCCTATGGACGTGTTGTAGAAATTATGAACAGTGTCCGTAAGGCAGGTGTCACACGCCTGGGAATGCTGACCCAGCCTGTAGGGGACGCTGTAAGGTGA
- a CDS encoding DPP IV N-terminal domain-containing protein, with amino-acid sequence MGHERKLKSLFSIVKSTVLLLGLLMMWPGGSVAVEDVPIIDIQAPFLRKIPIAIPAFVRMENDDSLKDVAEKGVLYFSEAVDFSGYFKVQSGHETPGLPVLEGIVTSKIDFSVWKQQGVELLATIGFALDEAGQLEMECRLFDVIQENLITGKRYRGPQGDYRRMLRLFAGEILFQVTGRQGLYESRLAFVSDATGYKEIYTCDYDGTGVRQETRDQSIALSPAWSSDGNWLAYTSYKEGNPDLYIRHLAGGRGTVVSKPGLNVTPAWVPGAFQLAATLSFEGYQNIYMLTGNGKVIKKLTHSWDIDVSPAFSPDGKQMAFVSRRSGSPQIYVKDMDSDQVRRLTFEGNYNTSPAFSPDGMHIAFVGMRRGEGINIYRMDLEGGRVVQLTHNSGDNEDPTWSPDGSLIAFASSREGAFRLYVMTAYGTDQRRLFFMPGTQTTPRWSLKPVQFE; translated from the coding sequence ATGGGGCATGAGAGAAAGCTGAAGTCGTTGTTTTCCATAGTAAAAAGTACTGTGCTGCTGCTTGGGTTATTGATGATGTGGCCAGGTGGGAGTGTTGCGGTGGAGGATGTTCCCATCATTGATATTCAGGCCCCTTTTCTGCGTAAAATCCCCATAGCCATTCCTGCTTTTGTTCGGATGGAAAATGACGATTCATTGAAGGATGTGGCTGAAAAAGGTGTTTTGTATTTTTCTGAAGCAGTAGATTTTTCAGGTTATTTTAAAGTTCAGTCCGGGCATGAAACTCCCGGCCTGCCCGTTCTTGAAGGAATTGTTACATCAAAAATTGATTTTTCTGTATGGAAACAACAGGGAGTTGAGCTTCTTGCTACCATAGGCTTTGCTTTGGATGAAGCGGGTCAGCTGGAGATGGAGTGCCGACTTTTTGATGTGATACAGGAAAATCTGATTACAGGAAAACGGTATCGTGGGCCGCAGGGTGACTACAGAAGAATGCTGAGGCTTTTTGCCGGTGAAATTCTGTTTCAGGTGACAGGCCGTCAGGGTCTTTATGAAAGTCGCCTGGCCTTTGTTTCTGATGCAACAGGGTATAAGGAAATTTATACTTGTGACTATGATGGCACAGGGGTTCGGCAAGAGACCAGGGATCAGAGTATTGCGCTGTCACCAGCCTGGTCTTCCGATGGTAACTGGCTTGCTTACACTTCCTATAAAGAGGGGAATCCTGATCTTTACATCCGGCATCTGGCTGGAGGACGTGGGACCGTAGTGTCCAAGCCGGGCCTGAATGTTACCCCTGCATGGGTTCCGGGGGCTTTTCAGCTTGCTGCTACATTGTCGTTTGAGGGTTATCAGAATATTTACATGTTGACCGGTAACGGTAAAGTGATTAAAAAGTTAACCCACAGTTGGGATATTGATGTATCTCCTGCCTTTTCTCCCGACGGCAAACAGATGGCTTTTGTCTCCAGGCGTTCGGGATCTCCTCAAATTTATGTGAAGGATATGGATTCAGATCAGGTTCGCCGTCTGACCTTCGAAGGCAATTATAATACTTCTCCTGCGTTTTCTCCGGATGGTATGCATATTGCATTTGTTGGAATGAGGCGAGGTGAGGGAATCAATATTTATCGCATGGATCTTGAGGGGGGCAGAGTTGTGCAGCTCACACACAATTCCGGAGATAACGAGGATCCCACCTGGTCTCCGGACGGCAGTCTTATCGCCTTTGCGTCTTCCAGAGAAGGTGCTTTCAGGCTCTATGTTATGACTGCTTACGGAACGGATCAACGCCGGCTTTTTTTTATGCCCGGCACCCAGACAACGCCGAGATGGTCGTTGAAACCAGTACAATTCGAATAA
- the tolQ gene encoding protein TolQ, translating to MAHDSLSLLTVLGSAGTVVKLVLLVLLLFSVISWAIIFIKYFSLRRDYRESVRFQEFFWKGSNLSDVYSKMKHMGESPAARVFRAGYKELKAAGKAGDGDTLGRRAAGMDTLKRTLDRTCSSEMTRMGQLVSFLATCGNTAPFIGLLGTVWGIMDAFHGIGIKGSASLAVVAPGISEALLATAIGLAVAIPAVVAYNTFLHKIRTIGSELENFSSDFLNIVERDLHRIQGDS from the coding sequence ATGGCCCACGATTCTCTGAGTCTTCTTACTGTTCTTGGTTCCGCTGGCACTGTTGTTAAGCTTGTCCTGTTGGTTTTGCTTCTTTTTTCTGTAATTTCATGGGCTATTATTTTCATCAAGTATTTTTCCCTTCGCCGTGATTACAGAGAATCCGTGCGCTTCCAGGAGTTTTTCTGGAAGGGGTCCAATCTCTCTGATGTTTATTCCAAAATGAAACATATGGGAGAGAGTCCGGCTGCGCGTGTTTTTCGGGCAGGGTATAAAGAACTGAAGGCCGCCGGTAAGGCGGGAGATGGGGATACCCTTGGCAGAAGGGCTGCGGGCATGGATACTCTGAAACGAACGTTGGACAGAACCTGCTCATCGGAAATGACCCGGATGGGGCAGCTTGTTTCATTTCTTGCCACCTGCGGCAATACAGCACCGTTCATCGGTCTCCTTGGAACAGTCTGGGGCATTATGGATGCTTTCCATGGAATCGGTATAAAGGGGTCCGCGAGCCTCGCTGTTGTGGCTCCCGGTATTTCTGAAGCTCTTCTCGCCACTGCCATTGGACTTGCGGTAGCAATCCCTGCCGTAGTTGCCTACAATACCTTTTTGCATAAAATCAGAACCATTGGCTCTGAACTTGAAAATTTCTCGTCAGATTTTCTGAATATTGTGGAGCGGGATCTTCACCGTATACAGGGAGACTCCTGA